A single Bifidobacterium scardovii JCM 12489 = DSM 13734 DNA region contains:
- a CDS encoding GDSL-type esterase/lipase family protein, whose product MTAMPTRHHISPNDPALRTMGRIDDADPERPVWVFPYTQVSFRFTGTSLTASLINYWNYGDSHLGVVIDGQPAKVRIPSGFTGANELPNNSTSASSVPGSDEGADSRSEASGENGTAAPERQPHTPAPAPASSSPAGESGTGFDRAIEPNDALRNPYGPVTVTLAERLPNIEHEVTVFKRQDGQHYVELLGFGIDAGAKVMPPLAPAPDRRIEVYGDSVSCGERNEASLYTGEPDPDVDLSSYSNAWHSYAAITARNLGAQLHDVSQGGISLIDGIGWFNGPDYVGQESAWDRIEYNPTLGGGKPWDFARYTPQVVIVAVGQNDAHPFDFMAADYDGDQAAHWRARYVDFLRKLRETYPKATIICLTTLLQHDPSWDRAIDEAVRTAADPAIHHFLFSRNGSATPGHPRVAEHEEMARELTAFIGSLSGDIWAE is encoded by the coding sequence ATGACAGCCATGCCGACACGCCACCATATCAGCCCCAACGACCCCGCCCTGCGCACGATGGGCCGCATCGACGACGCCGACCCCGAGCGCCCGGTGTGGGTGTTCCCCTATACGCAGGTCTCGTTCCGTTTCACGGGCACGTCGCTGACCGCATCCCTCATCAATTACTGGAACTACGGCGATTCGCACCTCGGCGTCGTCATCGACGGGCAGCCGGCCAAGGTGCGCATCCCATCGGGATTCACCGGGGCCAACGAGCTGCCGAACAACAGCACCAGCGCTTCCAGCGTTCCCGGATCCGACGAGGGCGCGGACTCCCGCAGCGAGGCCTCCGGCGAGAACGGCACCGCCGCCCCGGAGCGCCAGCCGCACACGCCAGCCCCGGCCCCGGCCTCGTCGTCGCCGGCCGGCGAGAGCGGAACCGGCTTCGACCGCGCCATCGAGCCGAACGATGCGCTGCGCAACCCCTACGGCCCGGTTACGGTCACGCTGGCCGAGCGCCTGCCGAACATCGAGCATGAGGTGACGGTGTTCAAGCGGCAGGACGGGCAGCACTACGTCGAGCTGCTTGGGTTCGGCATCGACGCGGGGGCGAAGGTCATGCCGCCTCTGGCGCCGGCGCCGGATCGCCGCATCGAGGTCTACGGCGACTCCGTGTCCTGCGGCGAGCGCAACGAGGCCTCGCTCTACACCGGCGAACCCGACCCGGATGTGGATCTGAGCTCCTACAGCAATGCCTGGCATTCGTATGCGGCCATCACCGCGCGCAATCTCGGCGCGCAGCTGCACGACGTATCGCAGGGCGGCATCTCGCTGATCGACGGCATCGGCTGGTTCAACGGCCCCGACTACGTCGGCCAGGAAAGCGCATGGGACCGCATCGAATACAATCCGACGCTGGGCGGCGGCAAGCCGTGGGACTTCGCGCGCTACACCCCGCAGGTCGTCATCGTGGCGGTCGGGCAGAACGACGCGCATCCCTTCGACTTCATGGCCGCCGACTACGACGGCGATCAGGCCGCGCACTGGCGCGCCCGATACGTGGATTTCCTGCGCAAGCTGCGCGAAACGTATCCGAAGGCGACGATCATCTGCCTGACCACCCTGCTGCAGCACGATCCCAGCTGGGACCGTGCGATAGACGAGGCCGTGCGGACCGCCGCGGACCCGGCGATACATCACTTCCTGTTCTCCCGCAACGGTTCGGCCACCCCCGGGCACCCACGCGTGGCCGAGCACGAGGAGATGGCCCGCGAGCTCACCGCATTCATCGGCTCGCTCAGCGGCGATATCTGGGCCGAATAG